A stretch of DNA from Natrinema halophilum:
CGTTCCTCGTCTCGATCTGGCAGCCTTTGATCTCGATCGGAACGTCCGGCTCGACGAGAACGATCCCGTAGAACGGCAGTGACCGACTCGCTTCGAGGACAGCCGTCGTCCTGGCGTCGTGCCAGGTAGTCGTCCGATCACCAACGTACTCGAGTTCGTCGACAACCTGGACGATCTCGGCCTCGAGGGCGTCACCGCTGGCTTTTGAACTCTCGAGCGCCGATGCTCGAGAACTCATAGCGGTCCCTCCCGTGCGTCACGAACCTCGCGCGTACAGTCAGAACACAGTCGACGGAGCGCGTCGATTCGTTCGCCGCACCGCTCACACTTGTCGGACTCGACGAGACGGCTCATTGTGAGCCCTCGGTTTCATCGGCAGGAACGGCCGCGTGAACGCCGTTTTCCAGTTGAACTGGAGCCCTTTTTCGACTATTGTCAATCGTTGTCGTATGTAACTTCCCCCCACCCTTCTCGCGTGTGTAACGGGCCGTCGATTCGTCCTCTGTTTCGACGGCACGACGAACGTCCTCGTCGATCGCCTGATGTGCCGGATGGGCTATGGGCGTTCGACTCTTGACGTCGTACAGCCTGCTCGCAGGCACGAACTCGGCCTTACGCATCGATCTCACCTCCGTGACGGCCGGGCGACGTCTCTGGATCTGGAACTGCAACGTCGACGCCAGCGGCGGAGCCGCGGCTCAGACGTGCGTAGGTATCGCAGTCGCCACAGCGATGGGCCCGATCGTCGTCGTCACCGAAAACGCGGCGGAAGCGATCGGTGACGTGAGCCCCACAGTGACGGCACGTCGAGTTGTCGACCGCCGGCCACGGTGTGACCGTCACGCCGACCACCCCACGTTTGCGATGAGAATCGTGCGACACCGCGGGCCCGCAATCCGTTTCCCGTTGGGATCAGATTTCGACCCCCTTCGACTGATGGACGGAAGGGCCGAAAACAGGGCCTCCGATGCCTCTACAAGGTATTTGGAATTAGTACAGAAACGAGTTGTTTCCGAGTGGGCGCTGCAGGATTTGAACCCACGACAGCTTGGTCCGAAGCCAAGTACTCTGTCCAGACTGAGCTAAGCGCCCTCACCGCTTCGTTCCCGACGAATCCGTATAAGTCACTCGATTTTCGCCGATCGACAGGGGGCTCGACACGACCGGTTCGAGGTCCGTGAATTCCCAGCTATTGATAATCGCCACCCGAGGTCTTTGGTATGAAGACACAATGTGTACCCGTAATGACGGCAACCGAAGCTCCCGTCCCCGACGAGGTGCAGTCCGGCGTGACACCGCTCGAGTTGCTAACCGACGACGAGCGTGTCTGGACCGCCGTACCAGCTGATGCAAACGGTGAAGAGGGGGTGGGCGAGTGGCTCGAGATCGATGCCGACGCGCTATGTGGTCTCGAGGAGTGGCGCTGAAACGCCGACCCATGTGAGAGCAAGCGGGGCGGTTCGAACAGCAGATCGCCGCTCGGATATGGTCTCGTTCGCTCGAGCGTCGTCGAGACGACAGCTCGGATGCCTGGCGCGGACCGTACCGTTTAACCGGGCTGCCTGACCAGTCCCCGGTATGACAGCGGTGGAGACGGGTCGCGGGTTGCTCGAGTTGACGCGGCCGGTGAACGCAGTTGCGGCGAGCGTGCTAACCTTCATCGGGGCGTTCGTTGCTGGCGGTGCTATCGAAGCACCGATAGCGGTCACCACGGCGGTCGCTGCCACGGGGCTGGCGGTGGGTGCTGGGAACGCGATTAACGATTATTTCGACCGGGAGATCGATCGAGTGAATCGGCCCGACAGGGCGATTCCTCGGGGAGCGGTGAGTCCGCGCGGTGCCCTGGTGTTTAGCGGTCTTCTCTTCGCCGGCGCAGTCGTCCTGGCGATCACTCTCCCACCGTTGGCGATCGGTATCGCGACCGTCAATCTCCTCGCGCTTGTAGCCTACACGGAGGTTTTCAAGGGGCTGCCCGGACTGGGAAACGCACTCGTGGCCTATCTGGTCGGTAGCACGTTCCTCTTCGGTGCTGCAGCAGTCGATGCGGCCGGCGATATCGGTCCGGCGGTCGTTCTCTTCGTTCTCGCGGGCATCGCGACGTTGACCCGGGAAATCATCAAAGACGTCGAGGACATTGAAGGTGATCGAAAGGAGGAACTGAACACGCTTCCGATCGCGATCGGAGAGCGTCGAGCGCTCGCGATCGCCGCCGGCCTCCTCGTGACGGCAGTGGTTGCGAGCCCCCTGCCGTATCTCGAGGGGAACTTCGGCATCGCGTATCTGTTGCTGGTCGTGCCGGCTGACGCGGTCATGCTCGTCGCAGCCTACGAGAGTTTCGAGAATCCGACCGTCGGACAGTCGCATCTCAAATACGGCATGTTTCTCGCCGCTCTCTCGTTTATCGTCGGCCGTGTGGCGCTCGAGGTCCAGTTCCAACCGCCGGGCCTGTAAGTCGGGTGCTCGATTCCGATCCCATCGCCTGCGCGTGGTTGTGCTCTCCTCTGCGATGACGATCCGTGCGCCGACTGCGGCATGATCGTGCCACCGACGAAACGTGGATCGTCGACTGCATCGGCGGGCGGCACGTCCTCGACTACTCGTTGCACGCGATCTCCTCTCCGCTATTTGGATGCGCGATTCCACGAATCAATTGCGACCCGTCGTGGTCGGCGGGCGAGAACCCGTATCTAATATAATCAAAAGTACTATAAGCCGGTTCGCGTATTTTCATACAGCACGCCGGACACTGGAGTAGGCGGTACCAGCAACGGTCGTCGCCACGGCGATGGATGTGAGTATCTGGTATGTATGACCTTGCAGATGTCCTTCCGGACGTCGAGATCGATCCCGGGACGAACGTACTCGTCGCGGGCCCGCCACTGACGGGGAAACGACGGATCACCTTCGATATCCTCGCGAGCGGTGCAAATCGCGGTGACGGCTCGATCGTCGTCACCACGAAAGACAGCGCCGATAAGGTCCTCGAGAGCGTCGACGACCACGTCAACGACGGTGTCGAACCCGACATCGGTGTCGTCGATTGTGTAACGAAACAGCGTGGCATCGGAACGATAGACGACGATCCACGAATCAAATATGCGTCGTCCCCGGTCGACATGACCGGTATCGGAATCAAACTCTCGGAGTTCCTCCAGGAGTTCTACGAGACGCGGGGGATCACCGAAAACCGCGTCCTCTTACATTCCGTCTCGACGCTGTTGATGTACTCCGACCTGCAGACCGTGTTCAGGTTCCTTCACGTCTTTACGGGTCGAATCCAGAGTGCCGACGCGTTCGGCCTCTACGTCATCGACTCGACAGCCCACGACGATCAGACGATGAACACGCTCAAACAACTGTTCGACGCCGTCCTCGAACTCGAGGAAACGGCCGACGGCGAAGAGCCCGAGATTCGGACCGCCGGTTTCTCCACGTAGTTACGTTTGGGGGCGTCGACGCTCCGGAATCAAGAAGCGTTTATTCGACGAGGCCCTTTGTGTCACCATGCCAGTCGAATCCGCAGACGAACTCGCTGACGTCCTCGAGTACGACACGATCGCCGTCGTCGGCTGTTCGAGCACGCGGGGGAAAGCGGCCCACGGCGTCCCGAAGTACCTGCTCGACCACGGCTACGACGTGATTCCGGTCAACCCCTACGCAGACGAAATTCTCGGCCGGGATGCGTATGACTCCCTCGCGGACGTCGGAGACCGGATCGACGTCGTTTGCGTCTTCCGACCGAGCGAGGAGGTGAGTGATATCGTCGACTCGGCGCTCGAGCGTGACGACGTCGAAGTAATCTGGACGCAACAGGGTATACGTGATGACGAGGCGGCGGCCCGCGCGGAGGCTGCGGGCAAGACCGTCGTTCAGGATCTGTGTATGAAGGTGCAGCACCGCCGTCTCGCGGTCTGATTGGACGAGGCGCTGTCGGGCGGAGAGAACGGACGCGGTCCGGCGTTCCGGTCAGGGGGTTCGGGCCGATGCAGTACGAAGTTCAGCCAGCGCATCCTCGAGCGAAGTGTACATCACACCATCCGCAATCGATCCGAGGTGGTGAAAGCGGATCGCCGTTTCCGCGAGCAATTCGCCAGGGACATCAGAAACGGCGGCGACCGCCTCGTCGGCGTCGGCGGCGATCGGCAACTCGGTGAGGCACTCGGCAACGTAGCGGCGTCTCGTTTGTTCGTCGCCGGTCACCCGCTCGCGAATCGCGCGCTGTTGAGCCACGGGGACGGTTTCGCCGA
This window harbors:
- a CDS encoding DUF7563 family protein, with the translated sequence MVGVTVTPWPAVDNSTCRHCGAHVTDRFRRVFGDDDDRAHRCGDCDTYARLSRGSAAGVDVAVPDPETSPGRHGGEIDA
- a CDS encoding DUF7511 domain-containing protein — encoded protein: MTATEAPVPDEVQSGVTPLELLTDDERVWTAVPADANGEEGVGEWLEIDADALCGLEEWR
- a CDS encoding geranylgeranylglycerol-phosphate geranylgeranyltransferase; protein product: MTAVETGRGLLELTRPVNAVAASVLTFIGAFVAGGAIEAPIAVTTAVAATGLAVGAGNAINDYFDREIDRVNRPDRAIPRGAVSPRGALVFSGLLFAGAVVLAITLPPLAIGIATVNLLALVAYTEVFKGLPGLGNALVAYLVGSTFLFGAAAVDAAGDIGPAVVLFVLAGIATLTREIIKDVEDIEGDRKEELNTLPIAIGERRALAIAAGLLVTAVVASPLPYLEGNFGIAYLLLVVPADAVMLVAAYESFENPTVGQSHLKYGMFLAALSFIVGRVALEVQFQPPGL
- a CDS encoding RAD55 family ATPase, with translation MYDLADVLPDVEIDPGTNVLVAGPPLTGKRRITFDILASGANRGDGSIVVTTKDSADKVLESVDDHVNDGVEPDIGVVDCVTKQRGIGTIDDDPRIKYASSPVDMTGIGIKLSEFLQEFYETRGITENRVLLHSVSTLLMYSDLQTVFRFLHVFTGRIQSADAFGLYVIDSTAHDDQTMNTLKQLFDAVLELEETADGEEPEIRTAGFST
- a CDS encoding CoA-binding protein — translated: MPVESADELADVLEYDTIAVVGCSSTRGKAAHGVPKYLLDHGYDVIPVNPYADEILGRDAYDSLADVGDRIDVVCVFRPSEEVSDIVDSALERDDVEVIWTQQGIRDDEAAARAEAAGKTVVQDLCMKVQHRRLAV